In one window of Erinaceus europaeus chromosome 17, mEriEur2.1, whole genome shotgun sequence DNA:
- the DNAJC24 gene encoding dnaJ homolog subfamily C member 24 isoform X5: MACEELPRKDWYSILGADPSASISDLKQKYQKLILMYHPDKQRTDVPAGTVEECIQKFIEIDQAWKILGNEETKKEYDLQRHEDDLSNMGPVDAQIHLEEMSWNEDSKLQMLP, translated from the exons ATGGCATGTGAAGAGTTACCTAGAAAGGACTGGTACAGTATTCTGGGGGCAGACCCATCTGCAAGTATATCAGACCTGAAACAAAAGTATCAAAAGCTCATATTAATG TATCATCCAGATAAACAAAGAACAGATGTGCCAGCAGGAACAGTGGAGGAATGTATACAGAAGTTCATTGAAATTGATCAGGCATGGAAAATTCTAGGGAATGAAGAGACAAAAAAAGAGTATGACCTGCAGCGGCATG AAGATGACCTAAGTAACATGGGGCCAGTGGATGCTCAAATACATCTTGAAGAAATGTCTTGGAATGAAG